ACAAAGGCGCAGTGAGGGAGGGACGCTGACGCTGTCGACTCGAACAAACACATGTGAGCAGGATGCCAGGCTGGGTTGGACGTATGGCTGTCTATTTGTGTTGTGATTAGTTGTGTTCGaaggttttaaattattcaatagATTTTAGTTTGGCTACGTATTCCGGTAAAGCTGTTGAATCTGGAGTGTTGCTATCAAAAAACTGTCCGGGCAGTCGTAGTATCGTTCCATATGATCTAATGCCAAGCAGGACGATGGGAAGAGCTTCTGTCCATGCTTTTTGGTTGGCGCAAGTGGTTTATCCCGAGGAGTGCCGATAACGTTTTGAAAAGACTCCGACTCGAACTGCCTGCCTTGATCGATGGTGATCTTTTCGGGCATGCCAAATCTCGCGATCCAGTTCGCGACCAACGCTTTGGCAATAAAGGTTGCCTTCCGCTGGTGGCAAGGGACCGACAAGATCGATGTGTATGTGCGCGAAACGCTGGTTTGGTGTTGGCATCCGGTCAATCGGGTGTTTTGTTATGCCGGCTGATTGTTGCTTTTTGGCATGCGATGCAGGATTCGACGGCATTACGAAACGCTGTGATACGGAGTGTATTGTTGCTCGTACGCCAGGATGAGATGTGTAGTGTACTTGTGGCCTGTGTTTCGGTGTCTGTTGGTTGTGCTTGcgccatttgttcataatcGATCGTATCCGTTGTGAATAGATTCGATTCGGCTCAGCATGTCGGCCACTTCATTTTCGTCGCCAGGGTACGTGGCGGATATCCGTAGTGTTTGCGCTTCGACGTGTGTGGCGTTAAGTGTAGTGATGTCTTGGTACGCGTTTACTATTGCAGTGAATCGGCGGATCGGCATAGAATGTTTTTATGCTTTGGTCACTTGTTGTGTTAATGGCGTGAATTTCCTGGCGAGTTGTGTTTTCGattagtttttctcttttaacgTCGACCAGTAGGTCGAAGTTGTGCAAAAAATCGGTGCCTATTATGGGTGTGCTCACGTCAGCTATCACGTAATCCCATGTAAAATTTCGCCGTAAGCCAAGGTCGATCGTGAGGCGTTTGGTACCGTACGGTTGCATGATTTGTTATCCAGGATGTGGATGCGGCTTATGGTGGTAGTTTGCAACGTGTTGCTGTGAGCAACACTTTACTTGCTGAAGTGTTAGTGGATGGTTCGCTAGCTTGAGTACTCGTGGTGAGTATGCTGCGAGGCTTAGATGGTGGTGTGTTACTATTTCGTGGTGAAAGCTGGTTTTGGCGTCTGGGCTATGGTGAGAAGGTGAGTTTGAGAGTGAGAAtcttactatttttttttagagtGGTCTCAGGATCGGTCGGATGCTCTATCTCGCATTTTTCAGCCTTGTTGCCATGGCGATGGTGGTACCAGCATATCCATCGGCTCCAGTGCTTGGGCGTTGACCCCAGGAAGGTCCacaaggcttttcttaaaataaaaagttgcAACTAAAACCAAAAATTCTGAtgtttctgttcgaccagttctCAGAACCAACTTAACTATCCCTAGAATGccttttaggggtcatttagacgtttttggtttttcgtggCATTTCCTCATCATTCCACTTGGTCGAAATTGAGTTTGATcagcttttaattttttcaaaatttattatgCACATccagaaaaaaacgaacaggaataagaatttcaaaaatattataatactTTTGCAATTAAAAGTATAATAAATAAACGCCCATAGTAACGCAATTATTGCTTCGAAAAGCTCGCGTGCGGAATAACGGAACAAAGCACAGGACGAAAGCAACctatggaaaattttaaaatccatttttttctgaatttacatggcacattttgaaaaaataacagtTGAACAGGATTAAAATTCGATTCAcatcgatcttttttgctttaaacCGAGCGAGCGGAATGATGATATGGTAcatccaaaaatgaaaacgtcaaaagatagtcaacaaatatactaaaaagtaccAGTTTACTGATttgaaatcttcaaaaatagtgaagagTTAGTTAGttgtttaaaatagttttaaaaataaggaTCTAAATGACCCAACAAAGGAATCAggcaagtttccaaagcaGTGTTTTCTAGTCTTTATCTATTATTGAGTCTTTCTTTTATCTATTATTGAGTCTTTTCTAGggtattttcaaataaagcaaacagtAAAATTGCAAATAGTTTAGTCAAATTTCGTTCACTGAGTACTAAGTGCCGCTTTACGTCGCCAGCTCGGCAATAAATGCACACGTAAACGACCACTGAAACAGTGTCCAACCGCAACCATACTCGCGTCGTCGTCTCGTTGACCTTCGGCGCCCGTAAACTCCGGAACTCCGGCATGTTCTTCCACTTTTTCCAATGCATCGTCCGCCGACCCAAATTATCTGCAGCACCACTTTCACGTCAATGCACAGCCCGTGAACATTTTTCCCACTTCATGCATTTGTGATtcttttgatgatgacgatgagaGAAGCCCACCGCGGCGAGTCCTCCAAGCGGGGGGTTTTTAAATAGCCAAAGTGTGTTGGAAAGGCGAATggtgaatttatattttttgttgcttccgCTAAACActttgtattttttcgtttcatcttGTCGGTGAACCGGCAAAACGATCCTCACCTCCATCCCCCGCGGGACGGCTGTTCGGGTGTTAAAACAATCCAATCGGTTAGCTggaccggtgtgtgtgtgtaggatGTGATGGCGTTCAGCGGATCATTATAATGCATCCCGCGCTCGCGTCTAATTATCCGTGAAATATGCCCCGAAGTATAGCCGCTACCGAAGTGGACGTTGTCTGGTGGAAAAATTAACAACACAAGCCCCCTCCAACATTGTCCGCCATAGTTCGTAGGTGTAAAAGCTGAAAGAGAAAATTGCACGAAAAGCTTGTGtgaggggtggaaaaagggtgCTTGCAACAAAATCTATTTTGCTCAATAAAATCAATCTACCTGCCATGCGAAAGGTCGGTAGCAGGAAGGAAAATAGCTGGTTAAAACCGCGCttggaaaaggagaaaattttcaaagtaaattTCAACGTTTCAtgttttaccctttttttcgtAAGTAATGCAGCCACTctgtaattttattaattgtttgttttgtctgtcttgtttttcccttgtttTCCGACAGTAAATACTGGTTGTGGTCGATCCATTAATACGCACACGATACTTGTTCGAAGGGCTTTTCCAGGCTTGTGTTTTCTTGACCTACATTAAGCATCCCTCGGTTGTGCAAGCGCTTGTGGTAGAGTGAGTTCACGAGCGCTCAAAGAAGTCGTCTCGACCGCTCTGAGAGCAATAAGGGTAGCACGgttgatgtgtttgttttattttttatctttaaatCCATGTATTTAGTTTTACAGTATGAAAAGACATAATCATGGACGCACTTTTAATTgtatataaaaatattgaagtAGAATTCCAACATCTTATAAGGGTTAGTAAGGGAGGAATGGGGAATCAATCAAACGTCAGACGTGCTGTGGAGTGTAAGAATGTCTATGCTCTTTTACCATAGGATGTGATACACAAGTTCCATTGTGGGAAAAGTCAGTGACCTACGCTCTACGCTATCGTTCTGATATACCATCGCTTGTAATGGCTTCCGCAGTTTGTTTACCATAAACAGAGTGGCGGAAACTCTACACTATATATTGTCAGACCGCAGTATCTCTTTCTTGGGTCATTTACATGACCTGGCACGTGTCCTATCTGTTTGTTGTACTGTGATTGTTTGCtaacttttttaaatgtttacacAGATAGGAAGCGAATTGTTGTAGCGGGGTATAAAGGGCACACACCGTTGCGTTGGATGCATCAAAACAGTCTCCAAATCGGTGTTGAAGACACAACCGAGTGCCGGTCGAGGTGTGTTGTCTCAATATCATGCGTATAattctgctgctgttgctgcaattTGCTTCCTGGTCGCTTGGGGACCCGCGTACCGGACATGGCTACGACACGAAGAGCTTCACCCAGGCGTACCTGGAGTGTCTGCAGTATCTGAACATTTGGAGCCAGCCGATGCTGGAGTGCGACACGAACGTTTTGTCGAATGGCAGCGGCAACTGTTTGTTACGCTGCATCGGCCTGAACCTTCGCTGGTGGGACGACCAGACTGGTCTGCTAGAGCGTCCTCTGCTACCATTCTTCCGCCAGCAGCCGAATACAGAGATGCTCACACAGGCTCGGGCCTGCGTTGCGAAGCTGGACAATACGACCGCTGAACCTTGTGCGGGGGCGTACAACTCATTTCGCTGCTACAGCGACGTACTCGGTGAGGTAGTCGCATATCCGGAGTACGTGGTACCTAGCAGAGAGGAAGCGGTCCAAATCGTACGCCATTGTGTTCTGGTGCTGCAGGTGCCGCCGGAGCAGATCGCCAACTACATGGCTGCCGGTTCGTTTCTGCTCGACGACAAAGGCACCAGCGTGCTGCGGTGTATTGTCACCCGACTCGGCCTATACAGCGACGGTGATGGGGTGCTGGTTCATCGGTTACGGCTCCTACAAAGCCCTGCAAGCCCGATGTCTGACGCGGAAGTACGACTGGCTAAGCAGTGCGAAGCGAACGTGCGACAAACGCATGCAGATGCGTGTCACATAGCAGCGCACTCAGTGGAGACCTGCTACGGTCGGGAGGCGTTCGCTGAGCTTTGGGCAACGATAGCTGATGAGTATGGTCCTGTTGGAATGCCTTTCCCATTGGAAGAAATCCTGCAGAACACCAACCATTCGAGCGAGCAGGTCTATGTGCAAggaaaagaagatgaaaatgcAACGATGAACGAAACACAACTCGAGGTACCCAACAACACTCACCAAACGACGTTGGACGAACCACGCGAAGAAGAAAGTGATTCGGAGCAAGTATTCTTCTATCCAGCTAGAAAAGGCGTCTACAATTCGGCAATATACCTCGACTCACCTCTTAAACCAGGAATATATGTAGTTCCTGACCGCAACGGGGACGATAGTGCCGATCACACCAGCACCTCGGCCCTGGACGATGGGTCCGATGAGCACATCGTGCCAGCAGTAAGTTCTCCAAATGAGAATACTTCACACCTGCCGACATCAACTCATGTTGAGGAAGACTCTCCGGATCAAGCACCTTAAAGTCTTCGTGTGTCCTACAATGGACGATCATGTGTTAGCCTTAGCTGTTAGCTTGTTCATTATTTAGTATCACCAAACCAAGAATCGCAGAGTGGTTGTAGGCGCCATATTAGTGAAGTGAACCAAATTCATCCAATGCAAAAGCAGGACGTTCGCCTAATACAGTAAGACATTTCTCCAAGcgattttgttaattttcctgTAGTATTCTCCCTGTTTTGAGTCGGTGTCGTTATGCTTTTGACTTGTCTTTGTTAACTACATCAAGCTATACATCtttcttaattttttgttttctatttctcaTAAACTAGAGTGATTGTAAGTTCCTTCGAAGATTCTGATACTGATAGTGGAGGGGTTTTATATTCCTCTACTTAAAGATCTGTAGCTGATACTTTGTTCTTTTCTACAATTTATTGTAGAACCTAAGAACCAGACTATCATTTAAGTTAAACGTCTTTTATGTTCATTCACAACATTTAATATAGGGCGTGTGCAGGGAGTTGCCTAAGTAATAAATTGTGGCAAACCTGAATCTCTTATGTCAGTTTGACTTTCGTCTTTACAAACCGATGAAGCGTCTAATCTCTTAAGCACTTTTTTGCAATATCAAAAGTGGTTTGTGTGTAAATACTTTTATTAATTGGGGATTGTAAAACATCCCTTAGATGAGTTGTGGCTAGGGAATCAACGAAAAGGAGCCATCAAGATGGCGGCTGGTGAACGCCGCCATGCGGGAAATCTGCAAGCGAAGTGCACGTGGATAAGGCGCAAACCAATCACGAGTGCAGCCCTATTCTAGACCGATGGGGGGTGAATGAAAAGCCTACCCTCTTTCGAGTGCAGCCTAGAGTCACCCTCTCTGAGTGCAGCCTTAAGTCACCCTTCTGGACATCCGCGGTGCGTCGATGTCCGTGCTTCCGTCCTATCCACAAGACATAATGCCCACGTACAGCCCAGGATTTTCCCGGTGCCATTTTGCAGTGTAGCGCTGCAGTCGGTGTAGtgcattgtttattttatgcttaCACTCTCGGGAGGGAGGACAGAGTGAGACAAAGGCAAAGCCGTTGTGTTTTTTCGCACCGACCCTCCAtcgggaagaaagaaaatggcTGAAGTGGACCCGAATCGGACAAAGGTGGCCGGATCGGTTGAGCTGCACTGGTTTTGTCGTCCAAACAGCTCACGGATAGGGTGAAACATATGTGTACTGGACCGATCTCTCCTCCGGTGACACACAGTTTCCCGGTTCAGCTTTCAGCTGCGTGTTCTTTTTCTCCATTCCCTTCCCCCGAACCAGCATTCTGCAATCGAGCAGTGATGAAAATCTTCCCCGCTTTCCCTGCCGCCATTAGCTCCGGATGCATTAGCTCCGCCATCCCCAAAAAGCTGGTcttccgaaaaagaaaaccctacGTCGGGTAAAGtcgttgtaaaaaaaaacgcattgcCAACTTCGTAAccacatccccccccccccccccccgtccgTCCTTTCGGGTAATCCTGTACATCCGAAGGAGCTTCTATCGAACAGATTTTCCCTACAATCCCTTCTCCATCCTGTTCCATCCGGCCCGATTTGTTGCGACCGTTTTTGGTCCGCACTGCACAGTGGTTCCGAGACCGGCCGTTTCGTTGGACATTtcgtgaaattaatttttaaaatcatgTAAAAGAACGataatttgataaaatatattcGGAATCAGGCTTATTTTAATGTACAGATGTTATAGATACTTTActaaaaagtaaagtaaagggaaaaatcaacaaaaccatTTCAGATACTTTGGTTTTGGCTTTGATTGTCTTTTTGTGAcatttcataaatattttcttaGGAAGAATTTCCGTTTGCTATTAGACAATCTTGGGAAAGCATATTATAAatagaaacacacaaaacattaaaatacaacatctaaataaaatgtttactcTGCAAAAGTTTCCCAGCGCAGtacgttttttaaattaaacggaTTTCGTGCAAGCCATGTCAAGGCGAGCGTATAACATTTGTAGAAAGGTCTGTTAACCAACTTTCCAGATCTTCAATGTAGATGTCCAACTCCTCTTTGGAGTTGCGTCAGAACTAAGATCACGGATAACTAACGACCGTAGCttgccgcatgtttgacatccctgttTTAGGTTCTTTCCCATTATCTGGCCCGTGTGCTGGAGAcgtgtgccgacccctgctttaGACATATAAAGCTCTTTTTAAGGGTTATTGATTAGAtttcttctgaaaaaataataaattttcaatcgtGAACTAAAACCCACCGATTCGAAAATACAAGCGAACACTGTGCGTAAAACTTACACGTGTGGACAGCCCTTCCGAATTGAACCACTGTGCAAACCGGCAGCGCGCGGGGTGGGGAGGCGATCTAAAATTGGATAGATGCCCACTTTCCatccagcacacacacacggctgTCTTTAGCCTCTACACTTTTTTGTCTCGTTCTAGTGCGTTTTTTGGAATtgataaatatatttaaaaaaaaaatgccggAAGTAAAAAAAGAGGGAAGCTAAACAACCAAAACGCATTCCCGCAGCGGAAATTGGCCTGGAAGAGACTGTAATTAGGGAGCAGTAAAAAGGCCAACACCGTggccccacacacacacacacacacacacacacacacacacacgcaccagaTGCACATAGGACGTTTTGTCCTCGCCCTGCAAGCCCTCGTGCCCTGCGTGTTTTGGGCGCATTTGCTTTGACCGCTCGCTCCCCTCCTGCgtctcctccttctcctcctcctcctcctcccgtcGTCCGCTTGCATGATGCATCCTGTTCCCGGAAAAACGCGCGTGGGTGCGCTCGCTtgatgtgtgttgtgtgtgccccccttcccccctccccccgtcgACATTCTTTTGCGTTACCTTATGGGTCAGGGTACGCTGATGCGTATGCGCTTTTGCGCCTGTCCGAAACTTCTGTGCAGTTTCTGCAGGACAGCAACGccgactgtgtgtgtgtgtgtgagagagagagagagggcgaGTAAAAGCAAGCGAAGATGGGGGAGAATGAGGAGGCAAGGCGGGAAAGGAGTGAGCGAGCGAACGAGTACGTGTTGACCGGAAAACggccgaccgaaaaacacacaaaggCGGGCACCTGCATCCCTGTACAAGCATCAACATCATGCAGCAGCGTTGCAGTTGCCCGTGCGCTGGCGTCAAGGAcccccctcccttcctcctgtatgtgtgtgtgtgcatgtagCGAACGGTCGATGACGCAGCGGGCAGGAATAAATAGGATAGCCCAATCGATGTGACGCACCAACTTTTGGTGGGGGCCTCCGAAAAACACCCacacaaacaaagaaacacgATCACCGGACACTTACCCTGTCCATTGGTCCTGCAGGATACgcaagtgtgtatgtgtttgtgtgtgtgtgtgtgtttcgatgCTCTCTTGCACGATCTAAACGGTGACGGCCCAAAAGTTCGACGACGGGGCCTGGAGGCCCTTTTGGAAGTGTGGAATGGAGAAGGGGAAAGTGGACGAAGGAAGCGGagagcggaaaagtaaggcgCAGGAAGTGAATGAGACGGAGGAAAACTAGGAAGAGACGGCACGTTCGAGGGAGCACCGAATACGGAAGCCTTTGggttttaaacaaaaagagCAACTGAGAGATCACCCTTTTAATCCTTCGTACAGCGACAACGCACGCATGTTCCCGATGGGAATCAAACCGCGAGCacctcaccccccccccccccaccccttccTTCCCTTCCAATCGATCGGAAAAACTGGCCACCGGGATTGGAGGAGAACTGCACGGGCGTGCATGTATTGCAACTGCCCGAACGTAAAACGGCCACTAAAAAGTAGGACAAAATAAAAGGCAAAACTTCAGAAAGTTAGGTAGAACTAACGCAAACGGAAGCGTTACATAGTaggaacgaaaaggaaaatagtaaaaacaaaacacatgtaaaacataaagGCAGTgagtggaaaaatgaaaaacttcgCACcgttagttctaaaaagtgtttgcttcatacataaaaaaatgcaacttAAAGCTATACTAATCttaaaaactaattctttGGTAAGCTTTGGCCAtgacgttgactgccatggctatcatttttgatactcagctgtcattagttctaaaaagtttttgtctcATAAGtaactgaaaatgtaacataaaatttattttttttatttaatatcaattctttgggaagcttagtttttgcttagccttcaaacaTCGTggttttaataaatgttatttaaaaaattattaagaaaaattgtactaaacaAGTGAGCTAAAAacacttggcagtcaacgtgttaatatcAATTGTTTGGGAAGCTAAAATCGTCGGTCTGAGGTATTTtatagacaaattttattaaacaagattgtactaaaaaagtgtgctaaaatgcttggcagtcaacgtgttaaataagattgtactaaaaagtgtgccAAAACACTttgcagtcaacgtgttaaccaTCGTGATGATCAAttagtataaaaaaatattgtactaaaactgctTATACACGATGGTTGCCTCACTGTTTTAGTACAATaacttttttataaaatttggtTATAAAGTTGAACAAATCATCAGTTTTCGTACACCAAGCAAAGACTTTACTTTCCTGAGGATACATTTTTGTAGTTCCTATAGGCTTATACTATATAAGTGAACTACTATATTAGCGTATTAGAGCTGATGGTGATTGCTGCTGTCATCCGCTTTTGGGTGACAAGTGTTCAACGGGGAAACGGAGGAGCTAACCCACTGCGATCACGTTTAGCGCACGGACGCGGAAGTGACACAGGAGTAGTCGAACAGTCGTTGATCCGGTCAACGTTGTACATGCGGCTTTCCTCCTCCAAAGGGTAACCCGCAGCTCCGAACAGCCGATGGGTCGAGGGTTTGCAGAACTTTTATGCTTGTTTGCTATCTTTTGTCCTCCCGAGAGcatcttttttctcctccttcaGATGGATGTGACATCTTCCACCGCAAACTCCGCGCGGGTGTGTGAGGAGagagggtgggggaggggagggggggggggggggggtggatgCAGTGCGATAGCTCTCCATCAATCCATTAAACGGTCGAACGGTGGAGAGTCTTTTTTGGGGCTCGCATCAACAACACTCAACACACTCCTTGCCCTTACTTACTCTCCTTATCATCCTGCTAATATATTTCCCTCCGCATCCTTTTTTGttcctatctctctctctctctcgctttctTTCTCACTTCCACCGTCCACTTTCTTACTCGCGTTAGTTTTTCCTAGTCTTTTGTGGCCGTTTTTCTACCTTTTCGTTCGCCTTCCCCTTTCCGTGGTCTCCTTCACACtttcgtgttgtttttcgGGTTTGATTTCGGTTTCGAACCTGCACGTTCgatttgtgtctgtgtgtgtgtgtttttgataGTGTGGCCGGGAAAACCATCAATTTTCTAAATgccaccctgttttttttcttctttcttccttttctcttcctttttaCGCGAttgtttgcttcttctttCACGTTCTCGCGTTGTCCTGTTTGTACTAAgcctttgttttccttttccccgcaACAAATAACGAAAGCAAAAGGGAGACCTCCCACCCCGCGTggggggggtggaaaaatggttaaaaatagAAATGCAAGGGAaagggagggggtgggaaaacaaaaagaaaatagaatgGAAAATTGTCGATGAAATCTCCCGAAAAAACAGCACACGACACGAGCGATCGATGCAGTTTGCGAAACCCTGCCCCCTCGCCCAACCACCCCACCCCCTCTCGTAGTGcaatcaccaccaccgtcatTCTCCTGTCACTCCCCCCTCTTTCCCCTCTCATTCTAGCCGCTCGATTTGTACTCCAGCTTAGGTTCTGGACGCGTTCTCTCTTACTctggctctctctctctctctctctctccgctCCTCTCGCCCCCGCGTGGAAAAGGGCCGATCTATTCCaacctctcccccccccccccccacatcCCTTCCACTTGCACCGCGTTGCATCGTTCGTAAACGGATGGCGTCCCCTCCGTTTCACCGGGAGGGATCCGTTCGACCAATCA
This region of Anopheles coustani chromosome X, idAnoCousDA_361_x.2, whole genome shotgun sequence genomic DNA includes:
- the LOC131268863 gene encoding general odorant-binding protein 45-like — protein: MRIILLLLLQFASWSLGDPRTGHGYDTKSFTQAYLECLQYLNIWSQPMLECDTNVLSNGSGNCLLRCIGLNLRWWDDQTGLLERPLLPFFRQQPNTEMLTQARACVAKLDNTTAEPCAGAYNSFRCYSDVLGEVVAYPEYVVPSREEAVQIVRHCVLVLQVPPEQIANYMAAGSFLLDDKGTSVLRCIVTRLGLYSDGDGVLVHRLRLLQSPASPMSDAEVRLAKQCEANVRQTHADACHIAAHSVETCYGREAFAELWATIADEYGPVGMPFPLEEILQNTNHSSEQVYVQGKEDENATMNETQLEVPNNTHQTTLDEPREEESDSEQVFFYPARKGVYNSAIYLDSPLKPGIYVVPDRNGDDSADHTSTSALDDGSDEHIVPAVSSPNENTSHLPTSTHVEEDSPDQAP